A genomic region of Haliaeetus albicilla chromosome 8, bHalAlb1.1, whole genome shotgun sequence contains the following coding sequences:
- the STX6 gene encoding syntaxin-6, producing MSMEDPFFVVKGEVQKAVNTAQGLFQRWTELLQDPSIATREEIDWTTNELRNNLRSIEWDLEDLDETISIVEANPRKFNLDATELGIRKAFITSTRQVVREMKDQMSNSSMQALAERKNRQALLGESGSQSWGSGPDKYSRLDRELQLANSHFIEEQQAQQQLIVEQQDEQLELVSGSIGVLKNMSQRIGGELEEQAVMLDDFSHELDSTQSRLDNVMKKLAKVSHMTSDRRQWCAIIVLFVILLVVLILFFVL from the exons aTGTCGATGGAGGACCCCTTCTTCGTGGTGAAGGG ggaggtGCAGAAAGCCGTGAACACCGCCCAGGGGCTCTTCCAGAGGTGGACAGAGCTCTTGCAAGATCCCTCCATTGCCACAAGAGAAGAAATCGACTGGACCACTAATGAGCTCAGGAACAATCTGCGGAGCATCGAGTGGGACCTGGAAGACTTGGATGAAACAATTA GTATTGTTGAGGCAAACCCACGGAAATTCAACCTCGATGCGACAGAGCTGGGTATCAGGAAAGCCTTTATCACGAGCACACGGCAGGTGGTCAGG GAAATGAAGGATCAGATGTCAAACTCCTCCATGCAAGCACTGGCTGAAAGAAAGAACAGGCAG GCACTCCTGGGAGAAAGTGGGAGTCAGAGTTGGGGCTCTGGACCTGACAAATACAGCCGTCTGGACCGGGAGCTGCAATTAGCAAATTCACACTTCATCGAGGAGCAGCAAGCTCAACAACAG TTGATTGTGGAGCAGCAAGATGAGCAGTTGGAGCTGGTCTCTGGCAGCATTGGGGTGCTGAAGAACATGTCCCAGCGCATTGgcggggagctggaggagcaaGCAGT GATGCTGGACGACTTCTCCCATGAGTTAGACAGCACTCAGTCGCGGCTTGATAACGTCATGAAGAAGCTCGCCAAAGTGTCTCACATGACAAGCG atcGACGGCAGTGGTGTGCAATTATTGTCCTCTTCGTCATCTTGCTGGTGGTGCTCATCCTGTTTTTCGTCCTGTGA